A genomic segment from Motilibacter aurantiacus encodes:
- a CDS encoding beta-L-arabinofuranosidase domain-containing protein produces the protein MTHQLTRRNVLKLGSAAAVLPWVPGLAGASPAVAAQVEGTTAAAMLRPFGLEDVDLGAGVFADKRRLMLEFLRDVDERRFLIAFRANAGLALDPTVAPLPAGGWEGLDGEANGNLRGAFTGHFMSAVAQAYASTGEAAFGRKLQTLIDGLHEVRAALGNDPVLRTTAGRLGGSAVDIARGTYNYVALPAGTFGGLTSFTFAAWVRPTAAANWARILDIGNSTSVYAFLAQRDGNGRPRFAITRNGGGGEQVLQGPTALPVNAWSHVAVTLGGTTGRLYVNGVQVAQNTGMTLNPAALGALANNWLGRSQYNDPLYAGAYQDVNVWSTALTGAQVAELAAGRAATTSAGPGDALSLPMDETGGLVISDASGRGRDAALVRTWGKPSHPGFLAAYPETQFITLETMTAGNYTVVWAPYYTAHKILKGLLDGYTATGDPKALDMAVGLCDWMHSRLSRLTPAVRQRMWGIFSSGEFGGVVEAILETYGHSGKPEHLQLAKYFDLDSLIDASAQDRDILTGLHANQHIPIFTGALLMYDKTGEERYLQAARNFWDMVVPPRMFGIGGTSSAEFWQARNQIASILKDTDAETCCAYNMLKLTRALFAHEQDPAYMDYYERALFNQVLGSKQDAIDPDVPLTTYFIGLQPGAVRDYTPKNGTTCCEGTGMESATKYQDSVYLAAEDGTALYVNLFVASEVYWAAQHVTVTQETSFPFEQGTVLTVSGGGTFALKVRIPSWARGASVRLNGVVVAPALPGSYLTLARDWHTCDRVEVELPFALRAEPTPDDPTVQTLMYGPVNLVARDARTSFLPFSLYASATLDGDLAGALQPVAGKPLHFTSNGVELAPFLEGTTDPFHAYVRRSEPRIVLGSVDSGVANPARADRTTLLDDVWGAAPFPHKPAFLQRLASVTAAWGLSAADRERVLGAGRRAAFAGTVSEASDLGAIADAARAAGTLSQGAHTNLRNRLEGALDALADGNDTKALRHLGQYVEHAARRVEDADLRTLLTLGADALAARLRG, from the coding sequence ATGACGCATCAGCTGACCCGACGGAACGTGCTCAAGCTCGGCTCCGCGGCCGCCGTCCTGCCGTGGGTGCCCGGCCTCGCCGGCGCGTCCCCAGCGGTCGCCGCGCAGGTGGAAGGGACCACGGCCGCAGCGATGCTGCGGCCCTTCGGGCTCGAGGACGTCGACCTCGGCGCCGGCGTGTTCGCCGACAAGCGCCGGCTGATGCTCGAGTTCCTCCGCGACGTCGACGAGCGGCGCTTCCTGATCGCCTTCCGGGCCAACGCCGGCCTCGCCCTCGACCCGACCGTCGCGCCCCTGCCCGCGGGGGGCTGGGAGGGGCTCGACGGCGAGGCCAACGGCAACCTGCGTGGGGCGTTCACCGGGCACTTCATGTCCGCGGTGGCCCAGGCCTACGCGAGCACGGGTGAGGCCGCGTTCGGGCGCAAGCTGCAGACGCTGATCGACGGCCTGCACGAGGTCCGCGCCGCCCTGGGCAACGACCCGGTCCTGCGCACGACCGCCGGCAGGCTCGGCGGCTCCGCCGTCGACATCGCGCGCGGTACGTACAACTACGTCGCACTGCCCGCGGGCACGTTCGGAGGGCTGACCAGCTTCACGTTCGCGGCCTGGGTCCGCCCGACCGCCGCCGCCAACTGGGCGCGCATCCTCGACATCGGCAACAGCACCAGCGTGTACGCGTTCCTGGCCCAGCGCGACGGCAACGGCCGGCCGCGGTTCGCCATCACCCGCAACGGCGGGGGTGGGGAGCAGGTCCTGCAAGGGCCGACGGCGCTGCCGGTCAACGCCTGGAGCCACGTCGCCGTGACGCTGGGCGGCACCACCGGCCGGCTCTACGTCAACGGCGTGCAGGTCGCGCAGAACACCGGCATGACGCTCAACCCGGCGGCGCTCGGCGCGCTGGCCAACAACTGGCTCGGGCGCTCGCAGTACAACGACCCGCTGTACGCCGGGGCCTACCAGGACGTGAACGTCTGGTCGACCGCGCTGACCGGCGCGCAGGTCGCCGAGCTCGCCGCGGGGCGTGCTGCGACGACCTCGGCCGGGCCCGGCGACGCCCTGTCGCTGCCCATGGACGAGACCGGCGGCCTGGTGATCTCCGACGCGTCGGGCAGGGGCCGCGACGCCGCGCTCGTCCGGACCTGGGGCAAGCCGAGCCACCCGGGCTTCCTCGCCGCGTACCCGGAGACGCAGTTCATCACGTTGGAGACGATGACGGCCGGGAACTACACGGTCGTCTGGGCGCCGTACTACACCGCCCACAAGATTCTCAAGGGCCTGCTCGACGGCTACACGGCCACCGGGGACCCCAAGGCGCTCGACATGGCGGTCGGGCTCTGCGACTGGATGCACTCCCGGCTGTCGAGGCTGACGCCGGCGGTGCGCCAGCGCATGTGGGGCATCTTCTCCAGCGGCGAGTTCGGCGGCGTGGTGGAGGCGATCCTGGAGACGTACGGCCACTCCGGCAAGCCCGAGCACCTGCAGCTGGCGAAGTACTTCGACCTGGACTCGCTCATCGACGCCAGCGCGCAGGACCGCGACATCCTCACCGGCCTGCACGCCAACCAGCACATCCCGATCTTCACCGGCGCGCTGCTGATGTACGACAAGACGGGCGAGGAGCGCTACCTGCAGGCGGCGCGCAACTTCTGGGACATGGTCGTGCCTCCGCGCATGTTCGGCATCGGCGGCACCAGCTCGGCGGAGTTCTGGCAGGCCCGGAACCAGATCGCGAGCATCCTCAAGGACACCGACGCCGAGACCTGCTGCGCCTACAACATGCTCAAGCTCACCCGGGCGCTGTTCGCGCACGAGCAGGACCCGGCCTACATGGACTACTACGAGCGGGCGCTGTTCAACCAGGTCCTCGGGTCCAAGCAGGACGCGATCGACCCGGACGTCCCGCTGACGACGTACTTCATCGGGCTGCAGCCCGGTGCGGTGCGGGACTACACGCCCAAAAACGGCACCACGTGCTGCGAGGGCACGGGCATGGAGAGCGCGACGAAGTACCAGGACTCGGTCTACCTCGCGGCCGAGGACGGCACGGCCCTCTACGTCAACCTGTTCGTCGCATCGGAGGTCTACTGGGCGGCCCAGCACGTCACCGTGACCCAGGAAACGAGCTTCCCCTTCGAGCAGGGGACGGTGCTGACCGTCTCGGGTGGGGGCACCTTCGCGCTCAAGGTCCGCATCCCCTCGTGGGCACGCGGCGCGTCCGTCCGTCTCAACGGAGTGGTGGTCGCGCCGGCCCTGCCGGGGTCGTACCTCACGCTCGCACGCGACTGGCACACCTGCGACAGGGTCGAGGTGGAGCTGCCGTTCGCGCTGCGCGCCGAGCCGACGCCGGACGACCCGACCGTCCAGACGTTGATGTACGGCCCGGTCAACCTCGTCGCCCGCGACGCCCGGACGTCGTTCCTCCCTTTCAGCCTGTACGCCTCCGCGACCCTCGACGGCGACCTGGCCGGGGCGCTGCAGCCGGTCGCGGGCAAGCCGCTGCACTTCACGTCCAACGGGGTGGAGCTCGCGCCGTTCCTCGAGGGGACCACCGATCCGTTCCACGCGTACGTGCGGCGCAGCGAGCCGCGCATCGTCCTCGGGTCGGTCGACTCCGGGGTCGCGAACCCGGCCCGGGCCGACCGGACGACCCTGCTGGACGACGTCTGGGGCGCGGCCCCCTTCCCGCACAAGCCGGCGTTCCTGCAGCGGCTCGCGTCGGTCACGGCAGCGTGGGGCCTGTCCGCGGCGGACCGGGAGCGGGTGCTCGGGGCGGGCCGCCGGGCCGCCTTCGCCGGCACGGTCTCCGAGGCGTCCGATCTCGGGGCGATCGCGGACGCCGCCCGCGCGGCGGGAACGCTGTCGCAGGGCGCCCACACCAACCTCCGCAACCGCCTCGAGGGCGCGCTGGACGCGCTCGCCGACGGCAACGACACGAAGGCGCTGCGCCACCTGGGGCAGTACGTCGAGCACGCCGCTCGCCGGGTGGAGGACGCCGACCTGCGCACGCTGCTCACGCTCGGGGCCGACGCGCTGGCAGCGCGGCTGCGCGGCTGA
- a CDS encoding MarR family winged helix-turn-helix transcriptional regulator has product MPDPLALEEDVVLLIAACHSGLSGRVAAQLDSAGFRALRQSHGYLVQHLIDGPKTIGQLAELLGMSQQGASKSVAELEDLGYVERHRGEDARVRRVELTEHGWAAVESARAARKDLRRALRRRLGVEGYEQLNALLVEVATWSGGMDALVSRTLRQDA; this is encoded by the coding sequence GTGCCCGATCCACTCGCCCTTGAGGAGGACGTGGTCCTGCTGATCGCGGCCTGTCACTCCGGCCTGTCCGGGCGGGTGGCCGCGCAGCTCGACAGCGCCGGATTCCGCGCGCTGCGCCAGAGCCACGGCTATCTCGTCCAACACCTGATCGACGGGCCGAAGACGATCGGTCAGCTCGCGGAGCTGCTCGGGATGTCGCAGCAGGGCGCCTCGAAATCCGTGGCCGAGCTGGAGGACCTGGGATATGTGGAGCGCCACCGCGGGGAGGACGCGCGCGTACGCCGGGTCGAGCTGACCGAGCACGGCTGGGCGGCGGTGGAATCGGCCCGCGCCGCGCGCAAGGACCTGCGGCGGGCGCTCCGCCGGCGGCTCGGGGTCGAGGGGTACGAGCAGCTCAACGCCCTCCTCGTGGAGGTGGCCACCTGGTCCGGGGGGATGGACGCCCTGGTGTCACGGACGCTCCGGCAGGACGCCTGA
- a CDS encoding NAD-dependent epimerase/dehydratase family protein, with amino-acid sequence MRLLVLGGTSFVGRAVVTDALAHGLDVMLFGRGRTGRELFPQVPRLLGDRGTGDYAALAGGRWDAVVDVSAYVPRHVEEAGAALEGHDGRYLLVSTISVYDPARAAPQLAEDAPRLPAERGTEAVTPETYGALKVACEDDVRARYGDAATVVRPGIVAGPHDPTDRFTYWVRRAARGGRMALPGRPEQPVQVVDSRDLARLVTGLLVDDRPGTYDAVGPAEPVTLAGLAAACAEAAGTRVELVRVAPGAAAVPLVLGDPAADPLFGRRADRARAAGLTGTPLVQTARDVLSWDRDRAEPPLAVGPTPEQEAALLRAAQR; translated from the coding sequence ATGCGCCTCCTGGTCCTCGGCGGCACGTCGTTCGTCGGCCGCGCGGTGGTCACCGACGCCCTGGCCCACGGCCTCGACGTCATGCTGTTCGGCCGCGGCCGCACCGGGCGGGAGCTGTTCCCGCAGGTGCCGCGCCTGCTGGGGGACCGGGGCACCGGGGACTACGCGGCGCTGGCCGGCGGCCGGTGGGACGCCGTCGTCGACGTCAGCGCGTACGTCCCGCGCCACGTCGAGGAGGCCGGCGCCGCGCTCGAGGGGCACGACGGCCGCTACCTGCTCGTCTCGACCATCTCCGTCTACGACCCGGCCCGGGCGGCGCCGCAGCTGGCGGAGGACGCGCCCCGGCTCCCGGCCGAGCGGGGCACCGAGGCCGTCACGCCCGAGACGTACGGAGCGCTGAAGGTGGCGTGCGAGGACGACGTTCGCGCCCGGTACGGGGACGCGGCGACCGTGGTGCGCCCGGGCATCGTGGCCGGGCCGCACGACCCGACCGACCGTTTCACCTACTGGGTGCGGCGCGCCGCTCGCGGCGGGCGCATGGCCCTGCCCGGCCGTCCGGAGCAGCCGGTGCAGGTGGTCGACTCACGCGACCTCGCGCGGCTCGTGACCGGCCTCCTCGTGGACGACCGGCCCGGGACGTACGACGCCGTCGGGCCGGCCGAACCCGTCACGCTCGCCGGGCTCGCGGCGGCCTGCGCAGAGGCCGCCGGCACGCGGGTAGAGCTCGTCCGCGTCGCCCCGGGCGCCGCCGCCGTGCCCCTCGTGCTGGGCGACCCCGCGGCCGACCCGCTGTTCGGCCGGCGCGCGGACCGGGCAAGGGCGGCGGGGCTGACCGGCACGCCGCTCGTGCAGACCGCACGGGACGTCCTGTCCTGGGACCGCGACCGCGCAGAGCCTCCGCTCGCCGTCGGGCCGACGCCGGAGCAGGAGGCCGCCCTACTGCGGGCGGCTCAGAGGTAG
- a CDS encoding DUF2203 domain-containing protein — protein sequence MGLFTVEEAAAELEALLPTLDEIVSLRADAAELAASLQPNGRATALGGLPEMKAAQARLDELLTVVQQTGAELKGLAPLLVDFPADLEGVPVLLCWLEGDRRLSWYHRADLGFTGRRPLKVPS from the coding sequence ATGGGCCTGTTCACCGTGGAGGAGGCGGCCGCCGAGCTCGAGGCGCTCCTCCCCACCCTCGACGAGATCGTCTCCCTGCGCGCCGACGCCGCCGAGCTCGCGGCGTCCCTGCAGCCGAACGGCCGCGCCACCGCGCTCGGCGGGCTGCCGGAGATGAAGGCAGCCCAGGCCCGGCTCGACGAGCTGCTGACCGTCGTGCAGCAGACGGGGGCCGAGCTCAAGGGGCTGGCGCCGCTGCTCGTCGACTTCCCGGCCGACCTCGAGGGGGTCCCGGTGCTTCTGTGCTGGTTGGAGGGGGACCGAAGGCTCAGCTGGTACCACCGCGCCGACCTCGGATTCACCGGCCGTCGGCCGCTGAAGGTCCCGTCTTGA
- the ilvA gene encoding threonine ammonia-lyase IlvA has translation MTSEASTVSPTDVDAAASLLRGVASLTPLQPNPRLSARTGSQVWLKREDLQVVRSYKVRGAYSLIARLEPADRALGVVCASAGNHGQGLAYACAALGVRGRVYLPRNTPRQKRDRIATLGGDVVEVRVLGDTYDDAAQAAREDAARTGATLVPAFDDPRTIAGQGTVVKELVEQLPTVPDVVVLPVGGGGLLAGALAWLGERHPGVRVVGVEPAGAASMAAALAAGGPVDLHHLDTFVDGAAVRRVGAATYPIVAASRAELVSVPEGQVCTEMLALYQSDGIIAEPAGALATAALTDPIHVEPGSTVVAVVSGGNNDVSRYAEVVERALVHEGRKHYFLVDFPQEPGALRRFLDEVLGPDDDITLFEYVKRNNRETGPALVGIEISRPQDLGPLLERMAAAPPHIEPVPADSPLFRFLL, from the coding sequence GTGACCTCCGAGGCGAGCACCGTCAGCCCGACCGACGTCGACGCGGCGGCGAGCCTGCTGCGGGGCGTCGCGTCGCTCACCCCGCTCCAGCCCAACCCCCGTCTCTCCGCGCGGACGGGGTCGCAGGTCTGGCTCAAGCGGGAGGACCTGCAGGTCGTGCGGTCCTACAAGGTCCGCGGGGCGTACAGCCTGATCGCCCGGCTCGAGCCCGCCGACCGGGCGCTGGGCGTCGTCTGCGCCAGCGCCGGCAACCACGGGCAGGGGCTCGCCTACGCCTGCGCGGCCCTCGGCGTCCGCGGACGGGTCTACCTCCCGCGCAACACCCCGCGGCAGAAGCGCGACCGCATCGCCACCCTCGGGGGCGACGTCGTCGAGGTGCGAGTGCTCGGCGACACGTACGACGACGCCGCCCAGGCCGCGCGCGAGGACGCCGCGCGCACCGGCGCGACGCTCGTCCCCGCCTTCGACGACCCGCGCACGATCGCCGGGCAGGGGACGGTCGTGAAGGAGCTCGTCGAGCAGCTGCCCACCGTGCCCGACGTGGTCGTGCTCCCCGTGGGCGGGGGCGGCCTGCTCGCCGGGGCGTTGGCGTGGCTCGGCGAGCGGCACCCCGGCGTACGCGTCGTCGGGGTGGAGCCCGCGGGGGCGGCCTCCATGGCGGCGGCGCTGGCGGCCGGCGGCCCGGTCGACCTGCACCACCTCGACACCTTCGTGGACGGGGCGGCCGTGCGGCGGGTGGGAGCGGCGACGTACCCGATCGTCGCGGCCTCCCGGGCGGAGCTGGTGTCCGTGCCCGAGGGCCAGGTCTGCACCGAGATGCTGGCGCTCTACCAGTCCGACGGGATCATCGCCGAGCCGGCGGGCGCGCTCGCGACGGCCGCGCTGACGGACCCGATCCACGTGGAACCCGGCTCGACCGTGGTGGCGGTGGTCTCCGGCGGCAACAACGACGTCAGCCGGTACGCGGAGGTGGTCGAGCGCGCGCTCGTGCACGAGGGGCGCAAGCACTACTTCCTCGTCGACTTCCCGCAGGAGCCGGGTGCGCTGCGCCGCTTCCTCGACGAGGTGCTGGGCCCGGACGACGACATCACGCTCTTCGAGTACGTCAAGCGCAACAACCGCGAGACCGGCCCGGCGCTGGTGGGCATCGAGATCTCCCGGCCGCAGGACCTCGGCCCGCTGCTCGAGCGCATGGCGGCGGCACCGCCGCACATCGAGCCGGTCCCGGCCGACAGCCCGCTCTTCCGGTTCCTGCTCTGA
- a CDS encoding DNA glycosylase AlkZ-like family protein translates to MGSSVSRSDVLAFRARAQQLDREAGAVADTAVLDIGVQDTGPDGGLWALALRGVDVARPAPPELATLWTVRGAPHLYRRKDLAGVAAAVAPYSEADAAKRVYDAAKPLKAAGIAITDALDEVAAVMRRTVTEPTVKGEVSSALTAALPEPYLRFCRPCNATHLYEQPFRLAAVRAGLELEPGTSPPVLRRIPGFRAAATVPERLDLVRGYLRLLGPATPKHVADYLDAPVREVQARWPDDATEVDVAGERRWVLADDVPALGGGPARGARLLGPFDLFLQAKDRALLVDDPARSKALWPVLGRPGALLLDGDLAGTWRPRTSGKRLRVALAPWGRLPATRRAEVEQAAERLAAYRGVQLAGVDLAE, encoded by the coding sequence ATGGGGTCGTCGGTCTCGCGCTCGGACGTGCTCGCCTTCCGCGCCCGCGCCCAGCAGCTGGACCGGGAGGCCGGCGCCGTCGCCGACACCGCGGTGCTCGACATCGGGGTGCAGGACACCGGCCCGGACGGCGGGCTGTGGGCCCTGGCGCTTCGCGGGGTCGACGTGGCCCGGCCGGCGCCCCCGGAGCTGGCGACGCTCTGGACGGTGCGCGGAGCGCCCCACCTCTACCGTCGCAAGGACCTTGCGGGGGTCGCGGCGGCCGTGGCGCCGTACTCGGAGGCGGACGCCGCGAAGCGGGTCTACGACGCGGCCAAGCCGCTCAAGGCGGCAGGGATAGCGATCACCGACGCGCTGGACGAGGTCGCGGCGGTGATGCGCCGCACGGTGACCGAGCCGACGGTGAAGGGCGAGGTGTCGAGCGCCCTGACGGCGGCGCTGCCGGAGCCGTACCTCCGCTTCTGCCGCCCGTGCAACGCCACCCACCTCTACGAGCAGCCCTTCCGGCTCGCCGCCGTCCGTGCCGGGCTCGAGCTCGAGCCGGGGACGTCCCCGCCGGTGCTGCGCCGGATCCCCGGCTTCCGGGCGGCAGCGACGGTCCCGGAGCGGCTCGACCTGGTCCGCGGCTACCTGCGGCTGCTCGGGCCGGCGACCCCCAAGCACGTGGCCGACTACCTCGACGCCCCCGTCAGGGAGGTGCAGGCGCGCTGGCCGGACGACGCGACGGAGGTGGACGTGGCCGGCGAGCGCCGATGGGTGCTCGCCGACGACGTCCCCGCGCTCGGCGGCGGCCCGGCCCGCGGGGCGCGCCTGCTCGGCCCGTTCGACCTCTTCCTGCAAGCCAAGGACCGCGCCCTGCTCGTCGACGACCCGGCGCGGAGCAAGGCGCTGTGGCCGGTGCTGGGCCGACCGGGGGCGCTGCTCCTCGACGGCGACCTCGCCGGCACGTGGCGGCCGCGCACGTCCGGCAAGCGGCTGCGCGTCGCGCTGGCTCCCTGGGGCCGGCTGCCGGCAACGCGCAGGGCCGAGGTCGAGCAGGCGGCGGAGCGGCTGGCCGCGTACCGCGGGGTGCAGCTGGCCGGGGTCGACCTGGCCGAGTGA
- a CDS encoding NHL repeat-containing protein → MMEPSKKHRRRLVGPVLALAAAASVTTLPAVAQAAPVPAKAVAKAALGPAQLSLPAGFRPEGITSIPGGTDFFAGSMVDGRIWKGSLATGQGSVVVPGVTGRALRGMVYDPRSGLVWTVGTQGTGGIVLAVNARTGAVAYTYTVPDAQFLNDLAIAPTGIWVTDSRVERLLNIALGTGGLPAGSSYTTVPLTGAWPVVGNTRANGIRPLVDGSLLLAHSGAGGLWRVDPATGAATAVPIVGGSLTGGDGIELAGNLAYVVRGNGTGVSVLKLGYGAGLALTARWQGVISDPTFDVPSTTTRNGKYLYSINARFGVANPGAADYWVTRTPFKP, encoded by the coding sequence ATGATGGAGCCTTCGAAAAAGCACCGACGTCGTCTGGTCGGGCCCGTCCTGGCCCTGGCCGCCGCCGCATCCGTCACCACGCTCCCTGCCGTGGCCCAGGCCGCGCCCGTGCCGGCCAAGGCCGTCGCCAAGGCCGCCCTCGGCCCGGCCCAGCTGAGCCTGCCGGCAGGCTTCCGCCCCGAGGGCATCACGAGCATTCCCGGGGGCACCGACTTCTTCGCCGGGTCGATGGTCGACGGCCGCATCTGGAAGGGCAGCCTGGCCACCGGGCAGGGGTCCGTCGTGGTCCCGGGAGTGACCGGGCGCGCCCTGCGTGGCATGGTCTACGACCCGCGCAGCGGGCTCGTCTGGACCGTCGGCACCCAGGGCACCGGCGGCATCGTGCTTGCTGTGAACGCGCGCACCGGCGCGGTGGCGTACACCTACACCGTTCCCGACGCCCAGTTCCTCAACGACCTGGCCATCGCGCCGACCGGCATCTGGGTCACCGACTCGCGCGTCGAGCGGCTGCTGAACATCGCGCTCGGCACCGGCGGGCTCCCCGCGGGCAGCAGCTACACGACGGTGCCGCTGACCGGGGCCTGGCCGGTCGTCGGCAACACGCGTGCCAACGGCATCCGGCCGCTGGTCGACGGCAGCCTCCTGCTCGCGCACTCCGGCGCGGGCGGCCTGTGGCGGGTCGACCCCGCCACCGGCGCCGCGACCGCCGTCCCCATCGTCGGCGGCTCGCTGACCGGCGGGGACGGCATCGAGCTCGCGGGCAACCTGGCGTACGTCGTGCGCGGCAACGGGACGGGGGTCAGCGTGCTCAAGCTGGGCTACGGCGCGGGCCTGGCCCTCACCGCGCGCTGGCAGGGCGTGATCAGCGACCCGACTTTCGACGTGCCGTCGACGACCACGCGCAACGGCAAGTACCTCTACTCGATCAACGCGCGCTTCGGCGTCGCCAACCCGGGGGCTGCCGACTACTGGGTCACCCGCACGCCGTTCAAGCCCTGA
- a CDS encoding sigma-70 family RNA polymerase sigma factor: MPMPALARPQADVVAEVTARLLSSAAAGAAPTLTALRTEFAGAGLSPDEGRAVLSALAAAGVTLAAADAKPATKPRARRTATPKAKAAPAARRTVEKATPKAQAPEAPAVEAPTTTDPVVEAEAVEVETVDEAAETKVSLPTQRAAAGKARAESGEATADTDLVKVYLREIGRVPLLDAATEVELSQQIEAGLFAEQLLARVDAEGDAFLAEMAGAPTVAELRELSRTGVAAKARMVEANLRLAVSVAKKYQNRGVDLLDLIQESSLGLIRAVEKFDWKTGYKFSTYAMWWLRQSTQRGLAEQARTVRLPVHVVEQLSKLARVRRELTASLGEAPTEAQLAEALGMPEAKVIELLDVSRDVLSLEAPLGDGTDDGTLGDILADAQAPDAHEQVAFGLLQDELAQVLSQLPEREQTIMRMRFGLETGREHTLLEIGDRLGLTRERVRQLEKESLRRLRTCSGVSDLLEYVA, encoded by the coding sequence ATGCCCATGCCCGCTCTCGCGCGCCCGCAGGCCGACGTCGTCGCGGAGGTGACCGCTCGGCTCCTCTCGTCGGCCGCTGCAGGTGCCGCTCCGACTCTGACCGCACTGCGCACCGAGTTCGCGGGTGCCGGCCTCTCGCCCGACGAGGGCCGCGCCGTTCTCAGCGCGCTCGCCGCCGCCGGTGTGACGCTCGCCGCGGCGGACGCCAAGCCGGCCACCAAGCCGCGCGCCCGGCGTACCGCGACGCCGAAGGCCAAGGCCGCCCCCGCGGCCCGCCGCACGGTGGAGAAGGCCACCCCGAAGGCCCAGGCCCCCGAGGCCCCCGCCGTCGAGGCGCCCACCACGACCGACCCCGTCGTCGAAGCGGAGGCCGTCGAGGTCGAGACGGTCGACGAGGCCGCCGAGACCAAGGTCTCGCTGCCCACGCAGCGTGCGGCTGCCGGCAAGGCGCGGGCCGAGAGCGGTGAGGCCACCGCCGACACCGATCTCGTCAAGGTCTACCTGCGTGAGATCGGCCGGGTGCCGCTGCTCGACGCCGCCACCGAGGTCGAGCTCTCCCAGCAGATCGAGGCCGGCCTCTTCGCCGAGCAGCTGCTCGCCCGGGTCGACGCCGAGGGCGACGCGTTCCTCGCCGAGATGGCCGGCGCCCCGACCGTGGCCGAGCTGCGTGAGCTCTCGCGCACCGGCGTCGCCGCCAAGGCGCGCATGGTCGAGGCGAACCTCCGGCTCGCCGTGTCGGTCGCGAAGAAGTACCAGAACCGCGGCGTCGACCTGCTCGACCTCATCCAGGAGAGCAGCCTGGGCCTGATCCGCGCGGTCGAGAAGTTCGACTGGAAGACCGGCTACAAGTTCTCGACCTACGCGATGTGGTGGCTGCGCCAGTCCACCCAGCGCGGCCTGGCCGAGCAGGCCCGCACCGTCCGGCTGCCCGTCCACGTCGTCGAGCAGCTGTCCAAGCTCGCCCGCGTCCGCCGCGAGCTCACGGCGTCCCTGGGCGAGGCCCCGACCGAGGCCCAGCTCGCCGAGGCGCTCGGCATGCCCGAGGCCAAGGTCATCGAGCTGCTCGACGTCTCCCGTGACGTCCTGTCGCTGGAGGCCCCGCTGGGCGACGGCACCGACGACGGCACGCTCGGCGACATCCTCGCCGACGCCCAGGCCCCCGACGCCCACGAGCAGGTCGCGTTCGGCCTGCTCCAGGACGAGCTGGCCCAGGTCCTGTCCCAGCTGCCGGAGCGCGAGCAGACGATCATGCGCATGCGCTTCGGCCTCGAGACCGGCCGCGAGCACACCCTGCTCGAGATCGGCGACCGGCTGGGCCTCACCCGCGAGCGCGTGCGCCAGCTCGAGAAGGAGAGCCTGCGCCGGCTGCGTACCTGCAGCGGCGTCTCGGACCTCCTCGAGTACGTCGCCTGA